The Anguilla rostrata isolate EN2019 chromosome 1, ASM1855537v3, whole genome shotgun sequence nucleotide sequence GTTCATACTGTTTATGTCAGCATACTGTTCCCATGCACGTGAGCATTACGTACAGATGCCAGGTTAGAAATGCATGCAGCGCGTGTAATTATGCCTGAACCCATTTCAGTGCAGCTTGGAGCAACAGTAGGCCTGAAAAGCCAGACATTAGCTACACCTGGCTCAGTACTTGAGTCCAACTTGTTCACACACAGTTGGTGCAATAAGCCTGTGGTGTTTTGAGACCGCCCTTGTGTGCGTTTGTACCTTTGGGCTGATGTGGTCCAGCTCTCCATTGGCAAGTCTCCAAAGGACGTGCTGTGTGGCATCACCCCCAATCCCAAAATTCAAAGCATGCAGAGGGGAGAAAAGCTCACGCCACACCTGTAAACAacacaagcaaaaataaaacaagatgtaaagaaaaaaaaacagaagttaaTTCATCGATGTGACCTAGAAAATGCTCAAGGACTGTGAATAGAAGAATTATCAGTTTGTgcacagacaaaataataactagTGTTCTACTACGAAAAAGAATCAGCATTACTCCAGACCCAGCACTGGATCAGTGTaattacacacaacacaaaaattaaaataaataaagcactcTAATATTACTTCCAGATGGAATGTTACCTCAAACTGGTGTAAGAGCTGCACCAGCGAGTCTCCCACAAACAGAACATCTGGTTCCTTGTCTTTACTGTCTGAAACAAAGCGGTTATGctacaggaaaagaaaaacacatacaaGGATTACACCACGCGCAGAAAAATGATGCGACACTGCAAAAATGATAATCGATAAGATAATCgctgtttgtatatatatatatatatatatatatatatatatacacacacacacacacacacacacacatatacatatatacacacacacacacacacaccatagacATCCAACGGTCATCTCCCTGAGTGTCCAGGCAAGGAGTGGGAGTTGCAGCTGGGTTTGAATCTCCTCCTGAACTCATCTTTATCTGAAAGAAACATTGTCTGTATAAGAACAAACATGCGGCTAATAGGGTTAAGGCTAGCAGCTAGTATCTGAATCAAATGGATACTCCACATAGAACGGTGGCGAGAGAAAAATAAAGGCCTGTCCTTAACCTGAGAGCAAGCACTTATAACAATCCCTGTGTGTTTGCAATCGAAGCTTATGCACGTTGAAGTCTTAATTTGTTTGAATAACATCCCATTTTATAGTAGATACCAACGCGGAACTCAGTTCAAATATAGATGTCTAGGTTATGCGCTAACTTGGGGCTGGAGGCTAACTTAACTAGGCTAAGCGCCACAGCATGGAATTATGTAGCTGGCTGGCTATACTTAGCTACATCCTTAAACAAAAAGTGATAGCCGTCTActtgctttttttcctcagacCCAGCGAAGacagccattattattattattgagatggcttttatttttagatttacCGGTAGCTGGTACAGTCTAAGAACACGAATAGACTAGCAATAGTCTAACAATTTCACGTTAGCAACAATATAGCTAGCACTGTTCGAAACAATAACGAGTTAAGTCAATTGGCCGAGGTTTCCCACAGCATAATACGAGACTGTTTGCAGCACCGCTACAGTAAACATGAACACAATTCCTTATCTAAATAGAATAGCTAGCTACCTACCTTACTGTCACTACCTCTTCTGGAACAGGTCAGGCAACTCATGAGTTGGGAAAGACGTTCAAACACTGAATTATGGGCAAACCATTTTACTAAGGGGTGTATTTTTTACAACCGGttacatgcatttcattttacgTAGCAAcgaacatttaaaataagaatacCACGTGTAGTTTACAACATTAGTAATAGCTCTAAAgctatgaaatatttttgacagCAGAAAACCATACACTCTTCATATGTATATGTTACTTAGCTGAACGACCCCCCATTATTCCATTTTCCAGGGAAATCCAGGAAGTGGACGAGTCTTTCCAAGTTCCAATTCGAACGAGTTCTGTGTAGCTAAGCCAGCTGGTTCAACGGGCTTTTCCCGACTAGCTTGTTAGTTAAATCTATAAAATGAACGTTAGCTACTGTACTACATATTAAGGGATTGAATTATAATGGTTATTCATACCATACATTATTCAGCCTATACCCCCCATGTACCTAGCTGAGCGACAAGGCATTGCAATCATAGGGTTAGCTAGTCTAGAAAGGTGATGCTAGCTACTAGCTAAGGTACGGAGGTTCTACTAGATAGCTCCTCAGGAATATTCAGCATTCCTAACTAGAAACTCCCATGTAGCTTAGCAACCGAGGTCTAGTATTTTAAATCCAAACAGACTGAATTGACATCAGAATTACTAGCTAGTATATAGCTAGGTAGCTCATTCTTGGTCATTAGTTTAGGAAAAAAGTTGCCTATTTGCTTAAACTAGATATTCCTAATTTCCAAACCTTCAACGACTGACTCTCGTACTGCCCTGCGTTTGCTACTTTCCTTGGgcatcattttatttgaacgATTGGCAAAGCAGTTAGCAGGTGAGCAAAAAGTTTGCTTGCTAGCTTTGATATCTAATTAGCTAACTAGGCTAGTCAAGTGCGTAGCTTAGGTTTGAGCCCATGCTTGTTTGTATAGCTGtctattgtattgtatttcataATGGATTGTAATTACTTTGCAGTACTAAGGTAATTTTAATTGCTAGCCAGTTATCGATTTACCTAGACATGTGCAACCGGGCATAAATTAGCTATTTTATCTGATATACTTTCATAAGTGGATGGCTACAGATAGCTACTTAATTTAAGGTTTATTGCGAGGGGGCCTAAATGAAGTGTCTTCACAAATGTGCCTTGATTGATTAGCTGTAAATGTAGTcgattccattttttttaatttaggaaCTCCAGCAACCTCTCAGGATGAATCATAAACATTGCAGACCTTTGACGGACCGGCAAAATGTCCTACATGTTTTCGCAAAACACACCAAGTCCCAAAGAGATGCCAGAGCCCTCCCTGATTTAAATTCGGATTCTAGTCGTGCCAAGAAGACAGCACGGTTTGGGAGCACATGCAAAGTAAAGCGGCTTAAAACACGCAAGGAGAGGTGCCgcatgagaggagagagcggtCAGGATATTCACGCCCTCTGTTGCCACCAAAGCAGGAGAGAAAATAAGATGGAACATTCCCATAGCGGCAGTCACAATCACCCACTGCACCGTCCATCAAAAGAGAATACGTTTACTATGGCTGATCATGGGCCGGAGCCCTGTATCATTACTGATGGCCGCCTCATCGGACACCGTGGCCTCTTCAATCGCGAAGTGAAGTCTGTGGACATTGAACGTCTGGTGAGTGacaagatgaaaacaaaactgcatgGCCTTGAGGCGGCTGGAGGTCACAGGGGGGGCAGCGAGAACAGCAGGGCTGCTCTGCCTTCCTGTGAAACGCCGTCTGCTGCTCCTGGTTTAGCTGATTGTTCTGCTTCCAACCTTGCTGAGGAAGCCTGGATGCAAGAAAAAGCAGAGGGGACACACCCTGGTGAGAAGGCAGTGATGTCTGTTGATTGCCCATGTAGAGCAAGGGCCAGAACTCAGACCAGTGGGGAATCACAGGAGAATGTGGTTCAGAGCAAAACACTGATTCAAGTTTGTATGGGAAATAATATAAGTGATAATGTGTCCCAGAGCGATGCTAATGTTAATAATAGCACTGCGTCATGCACCACGCCATTGCGGAGTGCCGGCCATCTCAGGGGTGTGGGTGTACTTCCGTCTTTCAATAGTGAACCGGAGCTTCCCTCTTCTTCGGCTAGCTCCAGAGTTCAGTCAGTacgtcagagagagaggccacaCTCTCAGACTCAGAAAGGGGACCACGAGTCACCCGGATCTGCAGCTGCGGAGAGACCAGTGGAACAGCACGCTGACTCAAGGGGAAGGGAGCGTGGTAATGTTTGCGCACCGCAGCAGCCCTCGAAAGACTGTAGGCCCTTAAAATGTCACGCGCAGTCATGGAAACCCGATCTGCCTCTCACCTGGCCCTCTGCGACGACCGGAGCGCAAGGCTGCGCGGACGCCGAGGACAGGCTGCAGCGCAGGGCTGGCGACTGCGCAGCCATGGCTGCGCGTCTCTGCGGTGCCGCGCAGCTGCCCGCGCTCTGCAGGAGGAACCTGCTggcggagagcagggaggcccTGCTGCAGGCTCTGCAGGGGAGGCACGGCCCGCGGCTGGCCGAGAACCTCCTCAGGCTGGGGCGGCGCGTCAGTGGCAGCGCGGCCGGACCTGAGATCCACGGCGCGGCCCTCAGGAGAGGTAGGGTGCAGTCCCACACCCGAACCTGTAACGTTCGCTGCTCGTCCTCTGAATGTCGAGGTGCACAGCGGCGGAATGCGGGAACTTGCATCGCAGGAGTcgcatgcaatttttttttttttcttgtgaccACATTGCATAGAAACAATGTGGCATCAGCACAACACAGAGCCGAAACAGGAAGCATTACTGCCGTTCCTTTGCAGAACAACTCATTTTACTGAGCCAAGTGAATTAAGAATCCACATGAATCGTCTCCAAATTACTTACACTGGCATTAGGCCACAAATGCACTAAATTAgtagtataaaataaaataaattgtacagCGCTTTACATGTCAGTGGTCCCCTGTCCCTGAAAATCTGTTTCACCCTGAGTCCCATCCTTGCAACTGACATGACAGACTTTAAACTGAAAGCTGTAGACAAGGACCTTATCATCCCTGGCTTAACACTACACAACTCATTATGCACAGTGTCTAACTGAGATTTCATTTCTAATTCAGATAAAGTTGCAAGTGAAGTTGGGTCTTTAATCCTGAACTTTATAGTCTTTATATGCctttaaagtttaattttattgtaaGCGATGGAATTAGTTATTGAGTTTCATCATGTGCTCAGACTCTGAGAGTGACATCCAGGCAAGCGGTTGCAGAGAAAACATGGCAGGGTTGGAGCAGTCCAGGCCCAGCGCACATGCCCTAGCCTCCAACAGTAGGCGGAGAAAACAGCTGTTCCCTCGGAAAGTGGAGCCACGCCTCCCTGAGCCCCAGCACAATGAGACGGTGAGCAGTGGGACACTCCTGTTGCTGGCAGAGACCTCAGCTAGCAGTCTACATGCTGACCCATCAAGTCCTCACAGGGTAGAGCCAAATATCAGCATCAGCTGTCTGTCTTAAAGGGAATATGAGACGACTGTGAAAATGCAGCTGGGGTATCTGATTTCTGCTTAAGTGAGCTGTCTGTCATTATGCCTAAGAAAGCTATGTGTAACTAGGCATGTGGTGCAAATTGGATGAATAAACTGCTGCTTAAAGACTGTGATTCATGGTAATATCAGTTGCGACACAGCTGCTTAACATTAGTAAAAATGCGTTGAGGATTTCTCATCATTTTCTCCTTTATTTCTGTCTAGGCAATGCAGTGGAATGGAAGTGTGATTGTGGAGCTGGCAGGGGAACCCTCAGGAGGGTTCACAAAGACTTACTCCCCCCCATTAGTCATGGATTTTCTGCCTTCCCTGTCCTCATCACCACCCTCATTCATGTCTTTTGCCTGGGGAGTGCACACTAGGCAGCAGCTACCCCAGGACAGACCATTTAGGGATGGCAGAGCAACAGGTGCAGGAGAACGTATGCAGGACAGTGGGTACAGTCCAGAGACGTGTTTTTTCAGCCAGACAAAAAACTTGGAGAACGCCAGGCCACCTTTCTCACAGCATTCTGCCTTTCCAGTAGAGGAATCTGAAAGAGATGTCGCTCGTTGGCTCCGACGACCAGCTGACAGTGAGATAAGCAACTTCAATGCCACttcgcctcctcctctccatcatCCCCATCATATTTACCTCCAAACTCACAGTTCCATTCACCAGCCCCCTCCAATCCTTGGGTCCTATAGCTCTGACAGGATTTATTACCCCCGTTACGATAAGCAGGAGAGAGCTTTGTCACCCCCGCTTCCCCTCTTGCCCTCATTCCCCAGTCCAGACCCCTGGTCCTTCCCCAGAATGAGGCTGTACTGACTCACCCTTTTGAGCTCTGCATTCTGTAGAACAAAAGAAGCATTCAAgaagaaatataaaatgcatttttttccatttgtcagACTTTATTAGGTATGCCTGTGTTAATGCTACGACTGTATAATGTTATTCATCACAATGTTGCTCATAAAGTGGCAcgtactgtacagtaaatgcCTCCAGATGTTAGCCACTGAATTCTGATTAATCTTCTGCAAATGTATGGTACAagcattaaataaatgtcattgaATGAATTGTACAGTCCGCATCATGGTCTTAATTTTGCATTTGCTCAATAGAACTGTACATTTAATTTTGAGATGGGGATTTAGGTTAACTAAAAGAGATCCTTTATATTAACTTATTTTCATACTGTTATGAAGGAAGTGTTCATGACCTTACAAGGTGTTCATCGGTTTCAGTTCCTTTGTCCACTGATGTAAATCCTGTGTCTGTTCTTGTTCACAGCAACAGAAACTGCATCTGGTAAGTCTTAGTTTTCATAGATGAAGAGCATGTGATTTATTCAGCAACGTCAAATGaccacagacagaaagcagtaCAGTCATTTTCAAGTAATTCAAATGGCGAAGGATTCAAGCTCAAAAAGTAAATCAAACTTATAGCAAAAAAAGTACACTTGTTTCTTTCGTACCAAACATCATGAACCCCTGTTTCATATTACATAAGAATGAAGGAGGACAACATTTCTTGTTAAGGTACAAATACTCCTGAATGCTAAAGACTCAAATTGCTTATTCATTTCGGTCAGTTGTGGCTTTCCCGAAGTTCTCACttttgtgttaatttatttgtacagtgtATACTGCTTGTAAGTGTACTGGCTGTATGGATAGTCCAGATGTAGTGATGAAAAGCAGTGAGATGGAATTATTCCCATTCAAATGCTATAGCAGAACTTCAGTGTTAATTTGAccttgtttaaaaaaggaaatgttaaaaaactgaaatttaggCATGGCCACGTTATAGCAGTCGGCAAGCATGGGTACGTTGTCTGGGCAAGTGAAGTGATTCTTATATGTATAATTGTATTAATTTTCATCATTAAGGCTTTAAGTAGCATGTCTCATCATCCACTGGCCTTGGATTGgattccccctctccctctttctgtccctcGTCCTCTACTTGGTGACTGTCATTGGCACTTCTCAACGCTCTCCGGAGCTGGTTCCAGAAAAGTTCTTGTGCCTTCTCAGGGTCTGTGCAGTCATTTCCAGGCCACTGGAGGTAGGTCTTCTTGAGCATGACCTTCCGCATACGGTGATAGGCTGACAGCTGCCTTTCGGGGATGGGCTCCAGGAagaccagcagcagcacatcCCGGAACTCTTGGAAGAGACGGTAGCTCGCCAGCTGGATCTCCAGGGAGCACCATTCGCTGTTTAGGTAGTGCTGGCTCACCACGCAGACTGTCTTGCGGCTCCCGTACACTGCCGTCACGATGTTGTCTATGATGCCACGCCCCGGCATAAAGTCGCGATGGTGAAGGCAGAGCCGGAATGATGACCCTCCTTCCTCCAGGTTTGGAAGAAGCTGTTCCAACACCCATTTCTCATCGGCAGAGTTGTATGAGATGAAGGCATCATACTGgcactcctcctccttttcccgTAGTCGCCGCCAGTGCTCGCTAAACCAGGAGCGAAACACATAGTAACTGTACTTAAGCTTCCAGTAGAGTTTCACATAAAGCAAGGGGATTGTTGACAGCAGGATAATTAACGTGCTAGTGGAGGCAAAAAGGTAGACACCAAGGTCCAAGTAACAAACCTTGGTGTCAAAATTGTAGAAGTGAGCTCCATGAACATCACCACACATAAGATCATAATGGTACACTAATTGGACTTGGTGGTTGCGGCTGGTCCAGTTCTTAAGCCACCTGTTGGGACAGGTGCAGCTGATGGGGTTAAGGCGCAAGTCAAGGTAATGTAGTTTGGAAAGGTTCTTCAGGAGATCTTCGTCTACAGTCTGCAGGGCATTTTTGGGGAGTGTCAGCATCCGTAGCTCTGTCAGGTTACCAAAAACCTCTGCTGACAACGATCGTATCCCCATGTTCTCTGCATTAAGCCTCTTCAGTTTTCGTTGGTTTTTGAAGACACCTGCCTGGAGCTGTTTCACACCATCATAGTTGTCGTCCAAAGAGAGGAACTCCAAGCTGGCTAAATCTTCAAATATATCAGATTGAAGAGAGGAAATCTTGTTGTTTCCAAGGTACAGGGACGTCAGGTTCTGAAGACCTCTGAAAAAAGCATTTGGCAGCAGTATCATTCCATGAGGCAGCTGCCCATTCAGCTTGAGGTCTTTCAACTGAGTCAAATTGACAAATGGGGACTGAGTGTACCTCTTTAGGTACCTGATGAAATTCCCCTTCAAATCCAGTACTTGCAATGTGGCTCCTAGCCTCCAAAACTGACAACTGTCAATTTGTCTGAGGTAGTTTCCATCCAGGTACAGGTTGGCGAGGCTGTGAAGCCCACCAAAGGCTTCCTGCTGAAAATGAGTAATCTTGTTCCCACCCAGATCCAGAATGTGCAGGAGGCTTAGAGAATGAAACGTTCCATTGAAAATGACAGAGATGCGATTGTTTCGCAGGTTGAGTGTTTTCAGTTGGCTCAAATCTGAAAAGGTGCTGTCAAAAAGGTCTGTCAGGAGATTGTTGTCTAGACGGAGGGTGGTGAGATTGGTCAGCCCCTTTAAGGCTTTGCGATCCAGATAGGCAATGTTGTTTATATTGAGTTTAAGTGTGGTTAATCTGGGTGTTTGACTGAAAGCAAAGGGATATACATCACGAATGCGATTGTAGCGGAAGCTTAGACTAGTCAGGTTCGGGAAAGACATGTTTTGCTTATCATGGCAGGTTTCAATGTGGCATAGTAGGTTATGTTCCAAAATGATACTTTCTAAGTGATTCTGTCCTCTCATGAATCTTAAGCAGGTTGTATTCTTCAGGTGATTGTGGGAGAGGTCCAATGTAAGAGTGACAACAGGACAGTTTTTGAAAGTTCCATCACTCAGAGTCAGAATATTATTGCCCTGGAGGGTCAGTTTGTGCAATTTCTTTAGTCTATTCTTTAATAGTGAACATAGTCCCATCAGCTTGGTGCTGTTGTTCAAAGCCAAGCCTGAATAGTCTACATAGCCTGGTTTCACGTTCCTTAATTTCAAGAGTGCCAGGGCTGAGACACTAGTACTATGCAATCTCAGGTAAGAAATTGCCCTCAGGTCCAGGCCAATGAAGGAATTTGTTTGCAGCTTCAAATTGTTGGACAGGTCTAACAAACGGATTCTGTTCAGGAACGTACTGTTACATTCTAAAGTGTAGAGGTGGTTTTTACAGATGTAGAGGGTGCTGAGGGATGGCGGTAGGCTTAAGCTATGGTGAAGGGAATTCAGGTGGTTATTGCAGAGGTCTAGCTCTTTTAAACTCTGCAAGTGAGCCACAGATTCAACAATCTCAGAAAAATTACTTAAGGAATTAATCCGGAAGTTTAGGATTTGCAGTTTTTTGAGTTCCCAAAAAACTTGCGGTTGGACATTGTGCAGCGAGTTTTTGCTCAGCACAAGCTCAGTTAGATTTTGCAGATCGATAAAAGCCAAGGGCTCAATTGTCTCAATGTTGTTACTGGAGAGATTTAACATTTTCAACTGAGTCAGATTCAGGAAAGCGTGTGTGCTCACCTTTTTCAGGTGATTACAGTCAATTCTCAGGTTCTTGAGATGCCAGAGGTGAGACAAGGACCTTGGGGGAATATGTGAAACATGGTTATGAGAAATGTTGAGGGATGTGGCCCTGCCTGGGAGGTCTTGTACAAGTGCAGAAATGTTTGTCTGCCTTCGATTGATGCAGTTGAATGAACTGCGGTTTGCTGGATTCTCTATGCAGTTTTGGAAACTGTATGCAGCTGCGAACAGCACAAGCTGAATAAAAATTATTGCTATAGCCAGTGCTATGCTTGTGGACCTCTCCATGTCATCAAATCTGTGAAGATGAGGGGATTggtaaaattaattcattgagCTTGTTGTTCTTTTCTCATATTCCAAATGTGTTCTTTGCTGGATGGGTTTTTGTCTCTGTTGTTCTTCCTCAGTTGTAGCATGAAAGCATTGCTTAAAAGTTTAGGTCCAAATAGTCaatagagaaataaagaaagagtcCATATAAAAAAGGTATCAGtgatcaaaatatattttttggagaATAAGAACATCCATTTTCCGAGCAGCAGAATTTCACGTGATAATCCGATCAGAGAACAAACCGTGTGGTCCTTCAGGCAAGTATCAGGTGGACATAATGATTAgcagctgaaaaaaaagatgtcatTTGATtgtttacaaatataaaaaaaaaccacattaatCCACTTccgtttaaatacagagtatgaGATTACTTGAACATGAAATTACTTGAAATAACTACTGGCAGAAAACGTGCAGAAATTCTGGAGcaattaaaacagcaaaacaaattcaagctcagaaaacaaatcaaactcaGTAGTACATGGCctatgtataaaaactgctgtaatctctacatggtgaaaacaaaacatgaaaatacactttaacaaaagctgagaatctgcacattaaccacatgtgaattgtttgattacaaaactaaaattacGGAGTAGAgccaaatccagaaaaaaataagtcataatgtcccaaacattatggaaagCACTGTATGTAGTCCCTCATGCAAGTATCAGGTGGAAAACATGATACacaggtgaaaaataaaattatgtcaCCTGAGTGTTTACAAAGCTAAAAAGCACATGTATCCATTCTTGTGTAAATATAGGTAGTACAGATATTATTTAATTCCACTGTCAAATCCGATTCTCCTACGACAGAACCTACAGTGATGATTTAATTAATTGGTGGTGATTTTCAAGTGTTCTTCATTTATTGGCCCCTCATTTCTCAGGTGGAATATCAGTAATGCTCAGATATTAACTAAATGTTGGCTGAGTTTGTGCTCTCAAAAGGGATTCTACATAGAAATATAAAGGCAGTTATCTAAATATAGATATAGAAGTAATCACATAATCTCAGTCTGAATTTCGCAAAAATTATTTATGCAATCCATGCTGACAAAAAGTATTCCTTATTTCATGTCAAGTTGCATGACTGGATTAGTCATATTAAATAAAGCATTCAGCTCAGTTTTCAGAAATATTATGTCATCGTAAATAAACTCCGACTCATGGCAAGGCCAGTGTTACACTGTCAAACAGTTTTGGATCAAAAATTTTCATGCTTTgtggcaaacaaaaaaatatattcaatgaAACTACAATCATTTTACTAAATCAACTGTATGCATGAAATGAACGCAGTAGGAATAACATTACACTCTACTAGACTGCATAAGAGTACATACAAATACTGGTCTTGTAGGGTAAACAATAATCAGATAAACAGTATAGTTTTTGATGGAATATTCCTTACCCTTGACTGTACCGCGCTACATAGACAtactattatatttttaaaaatcaatggaATCACTAGATGAGACCATGGTAAGGATATTGCTTAGGTTGTGTTtcagtcttttcttttcttttcagaagaGGAATGAAAGAACCACTACTTCATGTAAAGACTGCAAAAACGTACCTGTGTGTTAAACCAGAACTGGACCAGTGCGGTGCTCGTACAGACAGCACTACTTGCTCATGGTTTTTGTGGCAGACTAGCACAGATACCTGTCCCGCACTTTCCAtggaacagaaacagaacagaaagaggAAGCTGTGAAAgcaagtgtgcgtgcgtgtctgtgttccTTTCGCTTTTAAactaagaaaaagaaagaaacaaacaagtcaCAAGACAGAGTGTGACACCGGGGTTTTTCAAGGgtggacatttttttattgaaaataatcaGCAGTGTTTTCAGCCTAGACAGActgatgcatttaaattatgttcCATTACAGACACATTTCTAAATCGTGCCACAATGACATTGAACATGATTCTTATTTTCATAACGTCATGTAAATGTCATGactatcaaattaaattaataaaatcataatataTCCTAATCACAGTATTTATTTCAGAACTACTGTAAGAAAGTCACTTCAGTCTGCAGTGTTGAGAACAGCCGGATCCAATGCTGCTGCAATAGTGCTATGGGTttctatgttttaaaaaaatatattttcatagggtgaattgaatttttttcaacCTACATCTTTAGGTATGAAGGCTGCATGCTTGATAAACTTATCTTATTTACAGCAGACAACCTGATTAATATACtgaaactttcattttcattgcaaaAATGAGAGTCGATGGCTTGAAAACTTTTCCTGTGTGAGATGTGCATGCAAGAACATACTGCTTGAAATGctgataaaacataaaatcacttggcaataataataataataataattgtttacGAGTACCTTCCCATAGACAACAGAATTAGTCACAGATTAGGGCACAATGTCCCATCATCTGACCAGATGATGTTTTGCCAGtttctttcttaaactgttA carries:
- the pafah1b3 gene encoding platelet-activating factor acetylhydrolase IB subunit gamma isoform X1; translation: MMPKESSKRRAVRESVVEVFERLSQLMSCLTCSRRGSDSKIKMSSGGDSNPAATPTPCLDTQGDDRWMSMHNRFVSDSKDKEPDVLFVGDSLVQLLHQFEVWRELFSPLHALNFGIGGDATQHVLWRLANGELDHISPKVVVLWVGTNNHGHTPEQVCGGITAIVRLINSKLPSAHTLVLGVLPRGKSVNPLREKNALVNQLVQQALPTLSRASYLDVDPGFVHSDGSISHQDMYDFLHLTPHGYQVVCRPLHAAIKALLEAPGAN
- the si:dkey-250k15.4 gene encoding uncharacterized protein si:dkey-250k15.4, whose amino-acid sequence is MNHKHCRPLTDRQNVLHVFAKHTKSQRDARALPDLNSDSSRAKKTARFGSTCKVKRLKTRKERCRMRGESGQDIHALCCHQSRRENKMEHSHSGSHNHPLHRPSKENTFTMADHGPEPCIITDGRLIGHRGLFNREVKSVDIERLVSDKMKTKLHGLEAAGGHRGGSENSRAALPSCETPSAAPGLADCSASNLAEEAWMQEKAEGTHPGEKAVMSVDCPCRARARTQTSGESQENVVQSKTLIQVCMGNNISDNVSQSDANVNNSTASCTTPLRSAGHLRGVGVLPSFNSEPELPSSSASSRVQSVRQRERPHSQTQKGDHESPGSAAAERPVEQHADSRGRERGNVCAPQQPSKDCRPLKCHAQSWKPDLPLTWPSATTGAQGCADAEDRLQRRAGDCAAMAARLCGAAQLPALCRRNLLAESREALLQALQGRHGPRLAENLLRLGRRVSGSAAGPEIHGAALRRDSESDIQASGCRENMAGLEQSRPSAHALASNSRRRKQLFPRKVEPRLPEPQHNETAMQWNGSVIVELAGEPSGGFTKTYSPPLVMDFLPSLSSSPPSFMSFAWGVHTRQQLPQDRPFRDGRATGAGERMQDSGYSPETCFFSQTKNLENARPPFSQHSAFPVEESERDVARWLRRPADSEISNFNATSPPPLHHPHHIYLQTHSSIHQPPPILGSYSSDRIYYPRYDKQERALSPPLPLLPSFPSPDPWSFPRMRLY
- the tlr21 gene encoding toll-like receptor 21; the protein is MERSTSIALAIAIIFIQLVLFAAAYSFQNCIENPANRSSFNCINRRQTNISALVQDLPGRATSLNISHNHVSHIPPRSLSHLWHLKNLRIDCNHLKKVSTHAFLNLTQLKMLNLSSNNIETIEPLAFIDLQNLTELVLSKNSLHNVQPQVFWELKKLQILNFRINSLSNFSEIVESVAHLQSLKELDLCNNHLNSLHHSLSLPPSLSTLYICKNHLYTLECNSTFLNRIRLLDLSNNLKLQTNSFIGLDLRAISYLRLHSTSVSALALLKLRNVKPGYVDYSGLALNNSTKLMGLCSLLKNRLKKLHKLTLQGNNILTLSDGTFKNCPVVTLTLDLSHNHLKNTTCLRFMRGQNHLESIILEHNLLCHIETCHDKQNMSFPNLTSLSFRYNRIRDVYPFAFSQTPRLTTLKLNINNIAYLDRKALKGLTNLTTLRLDNNLLTDLFDSTFSDLSQLKTLNLRNNRISVIFNGTFHSLSLLHILDLGGNKITHFQQEAFGGLHSLANLYLDGNYLRQIDSCQFWRLGATLQVLDLKGNFIRYLKRYTQSPFVNLTQLKDLKLNGQLPHGMILLPNAFFRGLQNLTSLYLGNNKISSLQSDIFEDLASLEFLSLDDNYDGVKQLQAGVFKNQRKLKRLNAENMGIRSLSAEVFGNLTELRMLTLPKNALQTVDEDLLKNLSKLHYLDLRLNPISCTCPNRWLKNWTSRNHQVQLVYHYDLMCGDVHGAHFYNFDTKVCYLDLGVYLFASTSTLIILLSTIPLLYVKLYWKLKYSYYVFRSWFSEHWRRLREKEEECQYDAFISYNSADEKWVLEQLLPNLEEGGSSFRLCLHHRDFMPGRGIIDNIVTAVYGSRKTVCVVSQHYLNSEWCSLEIQLASYRLFQEFRDVLLLVFLEPIPERQLSAYHRMRKVMLKKTYLQWPGNDCTDPEKAQELFWNQLRRALRSANDSHQVEDEGQKEGEGESNPRPVDDETCYLKP